A stretch of the Bacillus sp. FJAT-18017 genome encodes the following:
- a CDS encoding DUF4395 domain-containing protein, producing the protein MAETVRSIPRPLVRTNQWVIVLSVVATWITGEEWNLAIPLVAGLMGLFFGFNPIMKVARQFLKKEPSAYIPEEWNQQQFNQGISVVCLAGGLAGYAFGWNTLGHAFTIMVAIAAFVAILGFCIGCFIRFQYIQWRTKKRIGNQN; encoded by the coding sequence ATGGCTGAAACTGTGCGTTCGATTCCTCGTCCGCTTGTCAGGACGAATCAATGGGTAATTGTTTTAAGTGTGGTGGCCACGTGGATCACCGGCGAGGAATGGAATCTGGCTATCCCTCTTGTTGCCGGGCTGATGGGGCTATTCTTTGGGTTCAATCCTATTATGAAGGTTGCCAGGCAATTCCTGAAAAAAGAACCTTCTGCATACATCCCCGAAGAATGGAATCAGCAGCAGTTTAACCAGGGAATCTCGGTTGTTTGTCTGGCAGGCGGTCTGGCGGGATATGCTTTTGGCTGGAACACACTTGGCCATGCTTTCACAATTATGGTGGCCATCGCAGCATTTGTCGCCATCCTAGGCTTCTGCATCGGCTGCTTCATCAGATTCCAATACATTCAATGGCGCACTAAGAAACGAATTGGAAATCAGAATTAG
- a CDS encoding ABC transporter permease: MNIINKLTVRHLKENKRRTLVTIFGVIISVAMLTAVSTLGISFLDLMKRDSIADDGEWHVVYKDVDAQQLEAIEHDKETEKLILSSDFGFAPLENPKAKEKPFLFIKGYSDKGFTQFPITLAAGSIPKAPGEILLVEELQGSYNIGDKLTLELGDRKMEGMPLSQNDPLQERGSERIETFEKTGTGSFTIIGFIETPNWETSWSPAFTALTYIDKTAVGKNRPVHATVVAKTINNDLYDYTQSLADKLGIKEVSYNDTLLRLYGVTDNSELKLTLYAVSAIIMAIIVIGSVSLIYNAFAISVSERARHLGMLSSVGATKKQKRNSVFFEGVVIGGISIPLGILAGLAGLAVTFWFSNALISEVFETSERLRIVVTPMSILAACAVSILTIFISTYWPARKASKISAIDAIRQTQDVKLTGKAVKTSKFVRRLFGIEAEIGLKNIKRNKKRYRATVFSLVISLVLFLTVSFFTDNLKKSFVLSQEKVDYDMKVYFASDGQIEQLKPFSSLKHVTDYSLIKPFSVETLLEMKQLPKSMQEPGRVDKSMMKDGKVPYIVVLYGLDEKSFAAVAEKAGINPATFTNPKNPAGIVIENMTYQDGETGKFIEELSIETEVGHTLDLSVPDYDTGSREPAGKLTIAGFVDEAPMGIQTGMGDVPVLVPEEILDQLAAKLDNQYDNYLVVKSTDPLEAQAEIEEMNLQGLHIYNVYKQRQNNENLILFMSLFTYGFIVLISLISIANILNTISTSISLRTREFAMLKSVGMTPKGFSKMTNYESIFYGVKALTYGLPISIGLMYLIYLSLGNTFEYGFELPWASIAYATIAIFLIVISAMLYSSRKIKTQNIIDGLRQENI; encoded by the coding sequence GTGAATATCATCAACAAACTGACCGTGCGGCATCTGAAGGAAAACAAACGGCGGACGCTTGTGACCATATTCGGGGTCATTATTTCGGTTGCGATGCTCACCGCGGTCTCGACGCTTGGAATTTCGTTTCTTGATTTAATGAAACGCGATTCAATCGCTGATGATGGCGAGTGGCATGTAGTATACAAAGATGTGGACGCCCAGCAGCTTGAAGCAATTGAACATGATAAGGAAACGGAGAAGCTGATACTGTCCAGCGATTTTGGTTTCGCCCCTTTGGAAAACCCTAAAGCGAAGGAAAAACCGTTTCTTTTTATAAAAGGTTATAGCGATAAGGGCTTCACCCAATTCCCGATTACCCTTGCGGCAGGCAGCATTCCGAAAGCTCCGGGTGAAATCCTGCTGGTTGAAGAATTACAGGGATCTTATAATATTGGTGACAAGCTAACTCTTGAACTTGGCGACCGGAAAATGGAAGGAATGCCACTATCCCAAAATGATCCACTGCAGGAAAGAGGCAGCGAGCGAATTGAAACATTTGAAAAAACAGGGACTGGGTCATTTACAATTATCGGGTTCATCGAAACCCCAAACTGGGAAACCTCTTGGTCACCTGCCTTTACGGCCCTCACCTATATTGACAAAACCGCTGTTGGGAAAAATAGACCAGTCCATGCGACTGTGGTGGCAAAAACCATCAACAACGACTTGTACGATTACACGCAAAGTCTCGCAGATAAGCTTGGCATCAAGGAAGTTTCGTATAATGATACCTTGCTCCGCCTCTATGGGGTAACCGATAATAGCGAACTGAAGCTGACACTTTATGCAGTTTCAGCCATCATCATGGCTATCATCGTCATTGGGTCTGTTTCCCTGATTTACAATGCATTTGCCATTAGTGTCTCTGAGCGGGCCAGGCATCTTGGGATGCTCTCAAGTGTCGGGGCGACCAAAAAGCAGAAACGCAATTCAGTCTTTTTTGAGGGCGTCGTTATTGGCGGTATCAGTATTCCACTTGGCATTTTAGCGGGACTGGCAGGCTTGGCTGTAACATTTTGGTTTAGTAATGCATTAATTAGCGAGGTATTTGAAACATCAGAGCGGCTTCGCATTGTGGTAACGCCGATGAGCATCCTGGCTGCCTGTGCTGTTTCAATTTTGACGATTTTTATCTCGACGTATTGGCCGGCGAGGAAGGCATCGAAGATTTCTGCGATTGATGCAATCCGCCAGACCCAGGATGTTAAGCTGACCGGCAAAGCCGTTAAAACTTCAAAGTTCGTTCGCAGGCTGTTCGGGATTGAAGCTGAAATCGGATTAAAGAATATAAAACGCAACAAGAAGCGGTACCGGGCGACGGTTTTTTCACTTGTTATCAGCCTTGTCCTTTTTCTGACAGTATCCTTTTTCACAGACAATCTGAAAAAGTCATTTGTCCTATCACAGGAAAAGGTGGATTATGATATGAAGGTATACTTCGCTAGTGATGGGCAAATTGAGCAGCTTAAGCCGTTTTCAAGCTTGAAACATGTTACCGATTATAGCCTGATTAAACCTTTTTCGGTGGAAACTCTTCTTGAAATGAAACAACTGCCCAAGAGTATGCAGGAACCGGGCAGGGTCGACAAGTCCATGATGAAGGATGGAAAGGTTCCCTATATCGTAGTCCTTTACGGGCTTGATGAAAAAAGTTTTGCAGCAGTTGCCGAAAAAGCGGGTATCAATCCTGCAACGTTTACGAATCCCAAAAATCCTGCAGGCATTGTAATTGAAAATATGACTTACCAGGATGGGGAGACTGGGAAGTTTATTGAAGAGCTGAGTATTGAAACTGAAGTGGGACATACGCTGGACCTCAGTGTTCCCGATTATGATACAGGGAGCCGCGAGCCAGCCGGCAAGTTGACGATAGCTGGTTTTGTTGATGAGGCTCCAATGGGCATTCAAACGGGAATGGGTGATGTTCCGGTTCTTGTTCCGGAAGAGATATTGGATCAACTGGCTGCAAAACTAGATAACCAGTATGATAATTATCTTGTCGTAAAAAGCACGGATCCGCTTGAGGCCCAGGCTGAGATAGAAGAAATGAACCTGCAGGGGCTGCATATCTATAACGTGTATAAACAACGGCAAAACAACGAGAATCTTATTTTGTTCATGTCACTATTCACGTATGGGTTCATCGTGTTGATCAGTCTGATTTCCATTGCCAATATTCTCAATACCATTTCAACGAGCATTTCACTCAGGACGCGCGAGTTCGCAATGCTGAAATCAGTCGGGATGACGCCTAAAGGGTTCAGTAAGATGACCAACTACGAAAGCATCTTTTACGGCGTAAAGGCACTAACCTACGGTCTTCCAATCAGCATCGGGCTTATGTACCTTATCTATCTGTCCTTGGGGAACACCTTTGAGTACGGCTTCGAGCTGCCCTGGGCAAGCATAGCCTATGCAACAATCGCCATTTTCCTAATTGTAATATCCGCCATGCTCTACTCCAGCCGCAAAATCAAAACCCAAAACATCATCGACGGGTTGAGGCAGGAGAATATTTAG